A part of Streptomyces sp. NBC_01451 genomic DNA contains:
- a CDS encoding GNAT family N-acetyltransferase, with protein MGMSVTISVATERDAEQIFRLQYLCFQSEAALYGNYRIDPLVQSLDSVREEVGADCVFVARLGEEVVGSVRGTPNADGTASIGKLCVHPRLQGHGIGARLLRAAESALAEERGAKRFRLSTGHRSDKGLRLYRRVGYETVGTDKGNDGVPMIVLEKPAETYAATA; from the coding sequence ATGGGCATGAGCGTGACCATCTCCGTGGCGACAGAACGGGACGCCGAACAGATCTTCCGGCTGCAGTACCTGTGCTTCCAGAGCGAGGCCGCTCTCTACGGCAACTACCGGATCGATCCGCTCGTCCAGTCCCTGGACTCCGTGCGGGAGGAAGTCGGCGCGGACTGCGTCTTCGTGGCCCGGCTGGGCGAGGAGGTCGTCGGCTCGGTGCGCGGCACGCCGAACGCCGACGGCACGGCGTCCATCGGCAAGCTCTGCGTCCACCCCCGCCTCCAGGGCCACGGCATCGGGGCCCGCCTCCTGCGCGCGGCCGAGTCGGCGCTCGCGGAGGAACGCGGTGCCAAGAGGTTCCGCCTCAGCACCGGCCACCGCAGCGACAAGGGCCTGCGCCTGTACCGCCGCGTCGGCTACGAAACGGTGGGCACGGACAAGGGCAACGACGGCGTGCCGATGATCGTCCTGGAGAAGCCGGCGGAGACCTACGCGGCAACGGCGTAG
- a CDS encoding lysophospholipid acyltransferase family protein, with the protein MSRFALIKALLGPIMRLMFRPRVEGVEHIPGDGPVILAGNHLTFIDSMILPLVCDRQVVFIGKDEYVTGKGFKGRLMAWFFTGVGMIPVDRDGANGGVAALMTGRRVLEEGRMFGIYPEGTRSPDGRLYRGRTGIARLTLMTGAPVVPFAMIGTDKLQPGGAGMPRPGRVTVRFGEAMEFSRYEGMDRDRYVLRAVTDSVMTEVMRLSGQEYVDMYATKAKAA; encoded by the coding sequence TTGTCCCGCTTCGCGCTCATCAAGGCACTGCTCGGACCGATCATGCGCCTGATGTTCCGCCCACGGGTGGAAGGCGTGGAGCACATCCCCGGAGACGGCCCGGTGATCCTCGCGGGCAACCACCTCACGTTCATCGACTCGATGATCCTTCCGCTGGTCTGCGACCGGCAGGTCGTGTTCATCGGCAAGGACGAGTACGTCACCGGCAAGGGTTTCAAGGGCCGCCTCATGGCCTGGTTCTTCACCGGCGTCGGCATGATCCCGGTCGACCGGGACGGGGCCAACGGCGGTGTCGCGGCGCTGATGACCGGCCGCCGGGTGCTGGAGGAGGGCCGCATGTTCGGGATCTACCCCGAGGGCACGCGCTCCCCCGACGGGCGCCTCTACCGGGGGCGTACCGGTATCGCCCGGCTGACCCTGATGACGGGCGCGCCGGTCGTGCCGTTCGCGATGATCGGCACGGACAAGTTGCAGCCCGGCGGGGCGGGGATGCCCCGACCCGGGCGGGTCACGGTGCGGTTCGGTGAGGCGATGGAGTTCTCCCGGTACGAGGGCATGGACCGGGACCGGTATGTGCTGCGCGCCGTGACCGACTCGGTGATGACCGAGGTCATGCGGCTGTCCGGGCAGGAGTACGTGGACATGTACGCGACCAAGGCGAAGGCCGCGTAG
- the cbiE gene encoding precorrin-6y C5,15-methyltransferase (decarboxylating) subunit CbiE gives MADRVTVIGWDGTPLSATACSALGAATLVAGAPHHLALPEVPPAAERVRLGSVDLAASRIAGHRGSAVVLADGDPGFFGVVRTLRNPEFGLEVEVVPAVSSVATAFARAGMPWDDAQVVVAHRRTLRRAVNVCRAHTKVAVLTSPGAGPAELGLLLDGVHRTFVVCEELGTAREQITILTSDKAADRTWRNPNVVIVIGGPAAAGGDNDWIAGRDPAAGPRGWALPTEAYGHGSTGYAEGETELLRAAQLARLGPRVGDLVWDIGCGGGTFATDAARSGAAVIAVDRDVDACARTDFAARRFGVQLQIVRGEAPHVLEDLPEPDVVRVGGGGAAVVSAVADRRPQRIVTHAATRDAAELVGRDLTEHGYRVECALLQSVELDIRAWTEKERSVAFLLTGELLRRDGGTPRR, from the coding sequence ATGGCCGACCGGGTCACGGTGATCGGCTGGGACGGCACGCCCCTGAGCGCCACGGCGTGCTCCGCCCTCGGCGCCGCCACGCTGGTGGCCGGCGCGCCGCACCATCTCGCCCTTCCAGAAGTGCCCCCGGCCGCCGAACGCGTCCGCCTCGGCAGCGTCGACCTGGCGGCCTCCCGTATCGCCGGCCACCGCGGCAGCGCCGTCGTCCTCGCCGACGGGGACCCCGGCTTCTTCGGTGTCGTGCGCACCCTGCGCAACCCCGAGTTCGGCCTGGAGGTCGAGGTCGTACCCGCCGTGTCCTCGGTGGCCACCGCCTTCGCCCGGGCCGGCATGCCCTGGGACGACGCCCAGGTCGTCGTCGCCCACCGCCGAACCCTGCGCCGCGCGGTCAACGTGTGCCGCGCCCACACCAAGGTCGCCGTCCTCACCTCGCCCGGCGCGGGACCCGCCGAACTCGGCCTGCTCCTCGACGGGGTGCACCGCACCTTCGTCGTCTGCGAGGAACTGGGCACCGCACGCGAACAGATCACGATCCTCACCTCCGACAAGGCCGCCGACCGCACCTGGCGCAACCCCAACGTCGTCATCGTCATCGGCGGCCCGGCCGCGGCGGGCGGCGACAACGACTGGATCGCCGGCCGGGACCCGGCGGCAGGTCCCCGCGGCTGGGCACTGCCCACCGAGGCGTACGGGCACGGCTCCACCGGATACGCCGAGGGCGAGACGGAACTGCTGCGGGCGGCCCAACTCGCCCGCCTGGGACCGCGCGTGGGCGACCTCGTCTGGGACATCGGCTGCGGCGGCGGCACCTTCGCCACCGACGCGGCCCGCAGCGGCGCCGCCGTCATCGCCGTCGACCGGGACGTGGACGCCTGCGCCCGCACCGACTTCGCCGCCCGCCGCTTCGGCGTCCAGCTCCAGATCGTCCGGGGCGAGGCCCCCCACGTCCTGGAGGACCTCCCCGAGCCAGACGTCGTCCGTGTCGGCGGCGGGGGAGCGGCGGTGGTCTCCGCGGTCGCCGACCGGCGCCCGCAGCGCATCGTGACGCACGCGGCGACCCGCGACGCGGCGGAACTCGTCGGCCGTGACCTCACCGAACACGGCTACCGGGTCGAGTGCGCCCTCCTCCAGTCCGTCGAGCTCGACATCCGGGCCTGGACGGAGAAGGAGCGGAGCGTCGCGTTCCTGCTCACCGGAGAACTGCTGCGGCGCGATGGGGGTACCCCCAGGCGTTGA
- a CDS encoding RNA polymerase sigma factor has translation MTHDLVSDLRPLLAAEASAEAYASGAEPGDLEQAVWLRLLERLDSDGPPADPQNWLRRAVRSEARRSRRTARIERPYGDRPAADDGPGPEQLALTAARHRALRDAVRRLPGRCPSLLEALLSPKDLTYREIAGELGISQGSLGPERSRCLGCLRRLLTPEVAAREARG, from the coding sequence ATGACCCACGACCTGGTTTCCGATCTGCGCCCCCTGCTCGCCGCCGAGGCCTCGGCGGAGGCATACGCCTCCGGCGCCGAACCGGGCGACCTGGAACAGGCGGTCTGGCTCCGCCTCCTGGAACGCCTCGACTCCGACGGCCCGCCGGCCGACCCGCAGAACTGGCTCCGCCGGGCCGTCCGTTCCGAGGCCCGCCGCAGCCGCCGTACCGCCCGTATCGAACGGCCGTACGGCGACCGGCCCGCGGCCGACGACGGACCGGGCCCCGAGCAGCTCGCTCTCACCGCCGCCCGGCACCGCGCCCTGCGTGACGCGGTGCGCAGGCTGCCCGGCCGCTGCCCGAGCCTGCTGGAGGCGCTGCTGTCGCCGAAGGACCTCACATACCGGGAAATCGCGGGGGAGTTGGGTATCTCACAGGGAAGTCTTGGTCCGGAACGTTCCAGATGCCTGGGATGTCTCCGTCGTTTGCTGACACCGGAGGTTGCGGCCCGCGAAGCGCGGGGATAG
- a CDS encoding methionine ABC transporter ATP-binding protein, which yields MITTSGLTKVYRSRGREVTALDGVDLHVREGEVYGVIGQSGAGKSSLIRCVNLLERPTAGTVTVAGQDLTALAGRGPRAGRELRRARSRIGMVFQHFNLLSTRTVQDNVELPLEILGTSGKERSRKALELLDLVGLSDKATAYPAQLSGGQKQRVGIARALAGDPKVLLSDEATSALDPETTRSVLQLLRDLNRQLGLTVLLITHEMDVVKSICDSAALMENGRITESGTVSELLATPGSELAAALFPVGGDASGDDRTVIDVTFQGDAAARPVISQLSRTYNIDISILGAAMDTVGGRQVGRMRIELPGGYEENVVPVGFLREQGLQIEVVERADRETGRESVLVKDGAK from the coding sequence GTGATCACCACGTCAGGCCTCACGAAGGTCTACCGCTCGCGCGGTCGTGAAGTCACCGCCCTCGACGGCGTCGACCTGCACGTCCGCGAAGGCGAGGTCTACGGCGTCATCGGCCAGTCCGGTGCCGGCAAGTCCTCGCTCATCCGCTGCGTCAACCTCCTGGAACGCCCCACCGCCGGCACGGTCACCGTCGCCGGGCAGGACCTCACCGCCCTGGCCGGGCGCGGACCGAGGGCGGGCCGGGAACTGCGCCGGGCGCGCAGCCGTATCGGCATGGTCTTCCAGCACTTCAACCTGCTCTCCACCCGAACCGTTCAGGACAACGTCGAGCTGCCGCTCGAAATCCTCGGTACGTCGGGCAAGGAGCGGTCCCGCAAGGCCCTGGAACTGCTCGACCTCGTCGGCCTCTCCGACAAGGCCACGGCCTACCCGGCACAGCTCTCCGGCGGGCAGAAGCAGCGCGTCGGCATCGCCCGCGCCCTCGCCGGGGACCCCAAGGTGCTGCTCTCCGACGAGGCCACCAGCGCCCTCGACCCGGAGACCACGCGTTCCGTCCTCCAGCTGCTGCGCGACCTGAACCGGCAGCTGGGGCTCACCGTGCTGCTCATCACGCACGAGATGGACGTCGTCAAGTCGATCTGCGACTCGGCCGCCCTCATGGAGAACGGACGGATCACCGAGTCCGGCACCGTCAGCGAGCTGCTCGCCACCCCCGGCTCCGAACTGGCCGCCGCGCTCTTCCCGGTCGGCGGCGACGCCTCCGGGGACGACCGCACGGTCATCGACGTCACCTTCCAGGGCGACGCCGCCGCCAGGCCCGTCATCTCGCAGCTCTCGCGCACGTACAACATCGACATCTCCATCCTCGGCGCCGCGATGGACACCGTCGGGGGCAGGCAGGTCGGCCGGATGCGCATCGAACTGCCGGGCGGCTACGAGGAGAACGTCGTGCCGGTCGGCTTCCTGCGCGAGCAGGGCCTTCAGATCGAGGTCGTCGAGCGCGCGGACCGGGAGACGGGCCGGGAGTCCGTGCTGGTGAAGGACGGTGCCAAATGA
- a CDS encoding glycerophosphodiester phosphodiesterase: MGTLESNGHAQGESAGTGRRTLLGAAMLGAGGAVVGLPGAARADARAAGQDAHRDVKHGGGGLKSLPVPTIIGHRGASGYRPEHTFGSYQLALDLGADIVEAGDLVPTKDGHIVCRHEPEIGGTTNVADHPEFASRRTTKVLDGVSLTGWFTEDFTLAELKTLRAIERIPANRPHNTLYDGRWEIPTFEEVLRWQDEQTRKRGKQVWIYPETKHPTYFRALGLGLEERVAKLLRKHGKDGKNAPVILQSFEPTSIQRLNRLVGNPLVVLLSAANTRPWDFVTNGDPRTVADLIKPAGLKEIASYAQGIGPTLDLVIPKDSTGALTSPTTLVADAHKAGLILHPYTMRNENPFLPANFRKGTDVDAYGDAFGAYRTYFATGIDGVFTDNADTGVLARTDFLNG; encoded by the coding sequence ATGGGCACGCTGGAGTCGAACGGACATGCGCAGGGGGAGTCGGCGGGGACCGGGCGGCGGACGCTGCTGGGAGCCGCGATGCTGGGTGCGGGCGGTGCGGTCGTCGGACTGCCCGGCGCGGCGAGAGCCGACGCCCGGGCCGCCGGGCAGGACGCGCACCGGGACGTGAAGCACGGAGGCGGTGGCTTGAAGAGCCTGCCCGTACCGACGATCATCGGCCACCGGGGCGCCAGCGGCTACCGCCCGGAGCACACCTTCGGGTCGTACCAGCTGGCCCTCGACCTGGGCGCGGACATCGTCGAGGCCGGTGACCTGGTCCCCACCAAGGACGGTCACATCGTCTGCCGCCACGAACCCGAGATCGGCGGGACGACGAACGTCGCCGACCACCCCGAGTTCGCGAGCCGCAGGACCACCAAGGTCCTGGACGGTGTCTCCCTCACCGGCTGGTTCACCGAGGACTTCACGCTCGCCGAGCTCAAGACGCTGCGCGCGATCGAGCGCATTCCGGCCAACCGCCCGCACAACACCCTCTACGACGGCCGCTGGGAGATCCCCACCTTCGAAGAGGTCCTCCGATGGCAGGACGAGCAGACCCGCAAGCGCGGCAAGCAGGTCTGGATCTACCCCGAGACCAAGCACCCCACCTACTTCCGGGCGCTCGGCCTGGGCCTGGAGGAGCGGGTCGCGAAGCTGCTGCGCAAGCACGGCAAGGACGGGAAGAACGCGCCGGTCATCCTCCAGTCCTTCGAGCCGACGAGCATCCAGCGCCTGAACCGGCTGGTGGGCAACCCGCTCGTCGTCCTCCTCTCGGCCGCGAACACCCGCCCCTGGGACTTCGTGACGAACGGCGACCCCCGTACCGTCGCCGACCTGATCAAGCCGGCCGGCCTGAAGGAGATCGCCTCGTACGCCCAGGGCATCGGCCCGACCCTCGACCTGGTCATCCCGAAGGACTCGACGGGTGCGCTCACCTCGCCGACCACCCTCGTCGCCGACGCGCACAAGGCCGGCCTGATCCTGCACCCGTACACCATGCGCAACGAGAACCCCTTCCTGCCGGCGAACTTCCGCAAGGGCACGGACGTGGACGCCTACGGAGACGCCTTCGGCGCCTACCGGACGTACTTCGCGACAGGCATCGACGGCGTCTTCACGGACAACGCGGACACGGGTGTGCTGGCCCGCACGGACTTCCTGAACGGCTGA
- a CDS encoding MFS transporter produces MTSTLQPARATEEERRPGRWLALSVLVLAVLLVAVDATVLGLATPYISEDLKPSGTQLLWIGDVYSFVIAGLLVSMGSLGDRIGRKRLLLIGATAFGLVSVLNAYASTPELMILARALLGVAGATLMPATLALIRNLFHDRRERSLAIGIWGATASAGTAVGPVVGGFLLEHFWWGSVFLINLPVMVVLVLVGIKLLPESRNPAPGPWDLRSVVLSLVGMIGIVYGIKEAASHGFSWPALAAAALGGAALYSFVRRQLTLPIPLLDMRLFRDRGFSGAVLADLLTILGLSGLVFFLSQYLQLVQGRGPLEAGLAELPAAIGAVVAGLLAGAAARRYSVRAVVSGGLAAIGLALAALTVLDRSTGYPLLGTALLVVGVGAGLSFTVTSDVILGSVPKDQAGAAAAVSETAYELGAALGIALLGSIVTGVYRNFPAPTGTPAAAHESLGGAVETAAGLPTPTAEALIHAAREAFTDGIALAAGAGAVVLLAAAGAAWVLLEGQRLEGRGDHP; encoded by the coding sequence ATGACCAGCACCCTGCAGCCGGCCCGCGCGACGGAGGAAGAGAGGCGTCCGGGCCGCTGGCTCGCACTGTCCGTCCTCGTGCTGGCCGTGCTGCTGGTGGCCGTCGACGCGACCGTTCTCGGTCTCGCGACCCCCTACATCAGCGAGGACCTGAAGCCCTCCGGCACCCAGTTGCTGTGGATAGGTGACGTCTACTCCTTCGTCATCGCGGGTCTGCTCGTCTCCATGGGCAGCCTCGGCGATCGCATCGGCCGCAAGCGGCTGCTGCTCATCGGCGCGACCGCGTTCGGTCTGGTGTCGGTCCTCAACGCCTACGCGTCGACACCGGAGTTGATGATCCTGGCGCGAGCGCTGCTGGGTGTCGCGGGCGCGACCCTGATGCCTGCCACGCTCGCCCTGATCCGCAACCTCTTCCACGACCGGCGCGAACGCAGCCTCGCCATCGGCATCTGGGGCGCCACCGCCTCCGCCGGTACCGCGGTCGGCCCGGTCGTCGGCGGCTTCCTGCTCGAACACTTCTGGTGGGGCTCGGTCTTCCTGATCAACCTGCCCGTGATGGTGGTCCTCGTCCTCGTCGGCATCAAGCTGCTCCCCGAGTCGCGCAACCCGGCGCCGGGCCCGTGGGACCTGCGAAGCGTCGTACTGTCGCTCGTCGGCATGATCGGCATCGTGTACGGCATCAAGGAGGCGGCGTCACACGGCTTCTCATGGCCGGCCCTGGCCGCGGCGGCCCTGGGCGGCGCGGCTCTGTACAGCTTCGTACGCCGTCAACTCACCCTCCCCATACCCCTCCTGGACATGCGGCTGTTCCGCGACCGGGGGTTCAGCGGGGCTGTGCTCGCCGACCTGCTGACCATCCTCGGACTGTCCGGACTGGTGTTCTTCCTCTCCCAGTATCTGCAACTGGTGCAGGGCCGGGGGCCGTTGGAGGCGGGCCTCGCCGAACTGCCCGCCGCGATCGGCGCGGTGGTGGCAGGTCTGCTCGCCGGTGCGGCGGCCCGGCGCTACTCGGTGCGGGCCGTTGTCTCGGGCGGCCTCGCGGCCATAGGCCTCGCCCTGGCGGCGCTCACCGTGCTGGACCGGTCGACCGGCTATCCGCTGCTCGGCACCGCGCTGCTGGTCGTGGGTGTGGGCGCGGGCCTCTCGTTCACCGTGACCTCCGACGTCATCCTGGGCAGCGTTCCCAAGGACCAGGCGGGTGCCGCAGCCGCGGTGTCCGAGACGGCGTACGAACTGGGCGCCGCCCTGGGTATCGCCCTGCTCGGCTCGATCGTCACGGGCGTGTACAGGAATTTCCCCGCCCCGACGGGCACACCCGCCGCGGCCCACGAATCCCTGGGCGGCGCGGTGGAGACGGCGGCGGGCCTACCGACGCCCACGGCGGAGGCACTGATTCACGCGGCCCGGGAAGCGTTCACGGACGGCATCGCGTTGGCGGCGGGCGCAGGAGCGGTGGTGCTACTGGCTGCGGCGGGCGCGGCATGGGTACTGCTTGAGGGGCAGAGGCTGGAAGGCCGAGGCGATCACCCCTAG
- a CDS encoding MetQ/NlpA family ABC transporter substrate-binding protein has protein sequence MRNVIKLTAVALATGALTLGLAACGSDKDSASDTSGPLVVGASTVPHAEILTYIKDNLAEKAGLDLDVREFTEYATLNPATEDGSVDANYFQNQPYLDEFNQKNGTDIVPVVTVHLEPLGLYSKKLKSADELKSGATIAVPNDTVNEARALKLLDANGIITLKAGVGNAATPKDIAENPKNIEFKELEAAQTPRSLDDVDAAVINGNYALEADLSPAKDALVSESPKDNPYGNFLAVKKADEGDPRVAKLAKLLTSAEVRKFIEDKYDGSVIPSF, from the coding sequence GTGCGTAACGTCATAAAGCTCACCGCTGTCGCCCTCGCCACCGGAGCCCTCACCCTGGGTCTGGCCGCGTGCGGCTCCGACAAGGACTCCGCCTCCGACACCAGCGGCCCACTGGTCGTCGGCGCGAGCACCGTCCCGCACGCCGAGATCCTCACCTACATCAAGGACAACCTGGCCGAGAAGGCGGGACTCGACCTGGACGTCAGGGAGTTCACCGAATACGCCACGCTGAACCCGGCGACCGAGGACGGGTCCGTGGACGCCAACTACTTCCAGAACCAGCCGTACCTCGACGAGTTCAACCAGAAGAACGGCACCGACATCGTGCCGGTCGTCACCGTGCACCTGGAACCGCTCGGCCTCTACTCGAAGAAGCTGAAGTCGGCCGACGAGCTGAAGAGCGGCGCCACCATCGCCGTCCCGAACGACACGGTCAACGAGGCCCGGGCCCTCAAGCTCCTCGACGCCAACGGGATCATCACCCTCAAGGCCGGGGTGGGCAACGCCGCGACCCCCAAGGACATCGCCGAGAACCCCAAGAACATCGAGTTCAAGGAGCTGGAGGCGGCCCAGACCCCGCGCTCCCTGGACGACGTCGACGCCGCGGTGATCAACGGCAACTACGCCCTCGAAGCCGACCTCTCGCCCGCGAAGGACGCCCTCGTCTCGGAATCCCCCAAGGACAACCCGTACGGCAACTTCCTCGCCGTGAAGAAGGCGGACGAGGGCGACCCCCGGGTCGCGAAGCTGGCGAAGCTGCTCACCTCCGCCGAGGTGCGGAAGTTCATCGAGGACAAGTACGACGGCTCCGTGATCCCCTCCTTCTGA
- a CDS encoding GNAT family N-acetyltransferase, translating into MTSTFPNISISTERLVLRPLDEDDIPALAEMMNDEQVAAWTDVPQPFTEEAAHTWITEYAPAERTEGRGLDFAVTEFLTQRLVGIVQLSKTNWHIRSTELSYIIAPWARGEGYASEAALATSQWVLGDQKFERVELRTAADNTASQQVAQKIGCISEGVLRGACIAHVRTEDGTWTDERTDFIVWSLLPEDLEGAGEDLADTSGFTSYSDWN; encoded by the coding sequence ATGACGAGCACCTTTCCCAACATCTCCATCAGCACGGAGCGGTTGGTACTGCGCCCCCTCGACGAGGACGACATCCCCGCGCTGGCCGAGATGATGAACGACGAGCAGGTCGCGGCCTGGACGGACGTCCCCCAGCCCTTCACCGAGGAGGCGGCCCACACCTGGATCACCGAGTACGCGCCCGCCGAACGCACCGAGGGCCGTGGCCTCGACTTCGCCGTCACCGAGTTCCTCACCCAACGCCTGGTCGGCATCGTCCAGTTGTCCAAGACGAACTGGCACATCCGGTCCACCGAACTGTCGTACATCATCGCCCCCTGGGCACGCGGCGAGGGCTACGCCTCCGAGGCCGCGCTCGCCACCTCCCAATGGGTGCTCGGCGACCAGAAGTTCGAGCGCGTCGAACTGCGCACGGCCGCCGACAACACCGCCTCCCAGCAGGTCGCCCAGAAGATCGGCTGTATCAGCGAGGGCGTCCTGCGCGGCGCCTGCATAGCGCACGTCCGTACCGAGGACGGCACCTGGACCGACGAACGCACCGACTTCATCGTCTGGAGCCTGCTGCCCGAGGACCTCGAAGGAGCCGGCGAGGACCTGGCCGACACCAGCGGTTTCACGTCGTACTCCGACTGGAACTGA
- a CDS encoding methionine ABC transporter permease, whose product MTWSEMRPLLEQACWDTLYMVGWSTLIAVAGGLPLGILLVLTDRGGLLQNVLANKVVGQVVNVARSMPFIILMVALMSFTRAVVGTTIGREAAIVPLAIGAIPFFARLVETAVREVDHGLVEAVQAMGGNTWTVVRRVLVPESLPSLISSATTTVVALIGYSAMAGTVGAGGLGDIAIRYGYQRFETGLMWITVAILAVVISVIQFAGDLAARRLHRRGGGSGSVPTLRLLKARPKASPAAGESAAANAGRAA is encoded by the coding sequence ATGACCTGGTCCGAAATGCGGCCCCTGCTGGAGCAGGCGTGTTGGGACACCCTCTACATGGTCGGCTGGTCCACGCTGATCGCCGTCGCCGGCGGGCTTCCGCTGGGCATCCTGCTGGTCCTGACCGACCGCGGCGGGCTCCTTCAGAACGTCCTCGCCAACAAGGTCGTCGGGCAGGTCGTGAACGTCGCCCGCTCGATGCCGTTCATCATCCTGATGGTCGCGCTGATGAGCTTCACGCGGGCCGTCGTCGGCACGACGATCGGCCGTGAGGCCGCCATCGTGCCGCTCGCCATCGGCGCGATCCCGTTCTTCGCCCGCCTCGTCGAGACGGCTGTCCGCGAAGTGGACCACGGGCTCGTCGAGGCCGTGCAGGCCATGGGCGGCAACACCTGGACCGTCGTCCGCAGGGTCCTCGTACCCGAGTCCCTGCCCTCGCTGATCTCGTCGGCCACCACGACCGTCGTCGCGCTCATCGGCTACTCCGCGATGGCCGGTACGGTCGGCGCGGGAGGCCTCGGCGACATCGCCATCCGCTACGGCTACCAGCGTTTCGAGACCGGCCTGATGTGGATCACCGTGGCGATCCTCGCGGTCGTCATCTCCGTCATCCAGTTCGCCGGCGACCTCGCGGCCCGCAGGCTGCACAGGCGCGGCGGCGGATCCGGGTCCGTGCCGACGCTCCGGCTGCTGAAAGCGCGGCCGAAGGCGAGCCCGGCGGCCGGGGAATCGGCTGCTGCGAACGCCGGCAGGGCTGCCTGA